Proteins co-encoded in one Dendropsophus ebraccatus isolate aDenEbr1 chromosome 9, aDenEbr1.pat, whole genome shotgun sequence genomic window:
- the LOC138802116 gene encoding gamma-crystallin 2-like has translation MGKIIFFEDKNFQGRSYECSSDCSDLHPFFNRCNSIRVENGNWMLYERPNFTGHQYFLRKGEYPDFQQWLGFNDSIRSCRLISSHRGTHKIRIYEREDFRGEMLELTEDCPVLFEQFNRHDIHSCNVLEGSWIFYELPNYKGRQYFLKSGEYRRFTEWGALNSKVGSLRRILDSY, from the exons ATGGGAAAG ATCATCTTTTTTGAAGACAAGAACTTCCAGGGCCGCTcctatgagtgcagctctgactgTTCTGATCTCCACCCCTTCTTCAACCGCTGCAACTCCATCCGTGTGGAGAATGGAAACTGGATGCTGTATGAACGCCCCAACTTCACTGGACATCAGTATTTCCTGAGAAAGGGAGAATATCCTGACTTTCAGCAATGGCTGGGCTTCAACGACTCTATTAGGTCCTGTAGACTTATCTCTTCA CACAGAGGCACCCACAAGATCCGGATCTATGAAAGAGAAGACTTCCGAGGTGAAATGCTGGAGCTTACTGAAGATTGCCCAGTTCTATTTGAACAGTTCAACCGTCACGACATTCACTCTTGCAATGTCCTTGAGGGATCTTGGATTTTCTATGAGCTGCCCAACTACAAAGGAAGGCAGTATTTCCTCAAGTCTGGAGAGTATCGAAGGTTCACTGAATGGGGAGCACTTAACAGCAAAGTAGGGTCTCTGAGACGTATCCTGGACAGTTATTAA